Proteins found in one Deltaproteobacteria bacterium genomic segment:
- a CDS encoding type II toxin-antitoxin system RelE/ParE family toxin, protein MGPGDFVYQVKIKKDAQKVLDKLPPKVQRNISERIHELADDPRKLVWVEKMAGFDSRYRFPAGSFRVIFEIEDEELLVIVVKIGSRGDVYKAGGG, encoded by the coding sequence CTGGGGCCCGGAGACTTTGTGTACCAAGTCAAAATCAAAAAGGACGCGCAAAAGGTACTCGATAAATTGCCTCCCAAGGTCCAGCGCAACATCAGCGAGAGGATACATGAGTTAGCGGACGACCCTCGCAAACTCGTGTGGGTTGAGAAGATGGCCGGGTTCGATAGTCGCTATAGATTTCCAGCCGGAAGTTTCCGAGTCATCTTCGAGATTGAGGATGAAGAGCTTTTGGTCATCGTGGTCAAAATAGGCTCGCGCGGTGATGTGTATAAGGCGGGCGGCGGTTAA